From Antechinus flavipes isolate AdamAnt ecotype Samford, QLD, Australia chromosome 1, AdamAnt_v2, whole genome shotgun sequence:
aaagtgttttaagtTCTAGTATAACAACACAAACAATTTTCTAGAGTAAGCTGAACCTGAGGTCATCTGCCAATAaccaatcaaaaagtatttattaagcttgGTATTCTGAGCCAGGGGGTCAGATAGATGGCCAtgatagatagagtgctgggactgaagtaaaaaagactcatctttttgagttaaatctagcctcagatgtttcctacttgtgtgatcctggacaatttgtttaactctgtttgcctcagtttcttcatccataaaataagctgaaaaatgaaatggcaaaccattccagtatctatgtcaagaaaatgcaaatgaagtcaTAGAGTCAGGCAAAACTaagatgactgaacaataacaatgtgCCAAATATTGTGCTAGGACTGGGTgtacaaaaaccaaacaaaacccaATGAAATTTCCCTGTCCTCAAGtaacttatattcttttgggggaagataacTTGTaatcatataaacatatacaaaccatatgctatatatatgtaaGGCAGTTTCAGAGAGGAGGCATTAATCATTGTGGGAGGAGGTATCAGTAAAGAACTCATATAAAATGTAGCATGTGAACTGAAAATTGAAGACAATTAGGTATTCTAAAAAGCATAAGGGATGTACATCAGGCATGGTAGACTGTAAAAAAGGGAGACTGAAGAGGAAATTTTGTGTGTAATGAAAAATAAGGTGGCAATTTGGTTGAACAGTAAAATGTATGGAATTTGAATACAAGCtagaaaagatagagagataggtGAGAGCCAGACTGTGAATCAAATAAAACTTTGTCATTTAACATAATCTTTTTTGGGCCAAATTCTGTGTAAGCTAGAGACATAATCCTTGCTAAGGATAAAATTTACTGTCACTCaattaaatattatgaaatgttcACCTCTTTCCATATCCacagataaaagaggaaaaacatggTAAAAGGAGAAAATCACACCATTTGGACCTATTTTGTGTTGGAGGGATTTTCTAAGTATCCAAAATTAGAGATGGTTCTTTTTGCATTCAGTCTGATAATGTACCTGATTACACTGCTTGGTAACAGTACTCTTATTGTAATCAGCATCCTGGATTTTCACCTTCACACCCCCATGTATTTCTTCCTAGGGAACCTTTCCTTCATGGACATCTGCTACACATCTTCCTCTATTCCAACTTTACTAGTTAACTTGTTGGCCACAGAAAAAACGATCATCTTCTCGGGGTGTGTTCTGCAAATGTATCTCTCTCTTGCCATGGGGTCCACAGAGTGTGTCCTCTTGGCTGTGATGGCATATGACCGTTATGTGGCCATCTGTAACCCTTTGCGGTACTCTATTGTCATGAATCAAAGGATCTGTGTGCAAATGGCAGCTGGATCATGGATAACTGGTTGCCTCACAGCTCTCCTAGAAACAAATTCTGCTCTACGAGTGCCTCTTTGTGGGAATGTGATTGATCATTTCACTTGTGAAATTCTTGCCATGCTGAAATTGGCCTGTAGCAGTTCCTTGTTCATGGACATGATTATGCTAGTGGTCAGTGTGCTTCTCCTTCCCATTCCCATgctcttaatttgtatttcctattttttcatcctttctacCATCTGGAGAATTAACTCAGCTGAGGGAAGAAACAAAGCTTTTTCTACTTGTGGAGCCCACTTGACTGTGGTGATTTTGTACTATGGGGCTGCCCTGTCCATGTACCTCAAGCCCTCAACAGCAAGTTCTCAAGAAACAGACAAAGTCATTTCCTTACTTTATGGGGTGCTGACGCCCATGCTAAATCCCATCATCTACAGTCTGAGGAACAAGGAAGTCAAAGAGGCTGCAAAAAAACTATTTAAGAGAAATTCTCCTTTGTCACAAACATAAAAGATTCTGATTGGGTTAAGATCACTTTGTAACTGCAGGAGTAGATCATTATAATATAGCTACTTTGAAGAATGGCAAGGAAAGTCATTTAGCACTTAAAGCTCTGTCTTAGACTCTTTATTCTATGAGCTGATAGCAAATGAAGTCAGTTATTACAATATAAGAGACATATATTGTACTTAGAGGCACTGTGCTGTCATAGAATAaaatgctggatctggaatcaggatcTCTG
This genomic window contains:
- the LOC127553620 gene encoding olfactory receptor 2K2-like gives rise to the protein MVKGENHTIWTYFVLEGFSKYPKLEMVLFAFSLIMYLITLLGNSTLIVISILDFHLHTPMYFFLGNLSFMDICYTSSSIPTLLVNLLATEKTIIFSGCVLQMYLSLAMGSTECVLLAVMAYDRYVAICNPLRYSIVMNQRICVQMAAGSWITGCLTALLETNSALRVPLCGNVIDHFTCEILAMLKLACSSSLFMDMIMLVVSVLLLPIPMLLICISYFFILSTIWRINSAEGRNKAFSTCGAHLTVVILYYGAALSMYLKPSTASSQETDKVISLLYGVLTPMLNPIIYSLRNKEVKEAAKKLFKRNSPLSQT